The sequence below is a genomic window from Silene latifolia isolate original U9 population chromosome 7, ASM4854445v1, whole genome shotgun sequence.
aaaaactaaattactgtcaagagagaaagcaagtacgttcttcactttaatcgcattgttagcaaatcccggagtttggaaggtcggatttcatcgttcgttataccgttgagatccttgcgtcgagggtaagacctatgtaccgtttttatagtatttcctttatgttggttaaaccctaatatggggatttgggggttttgtgtagattgtgatttggtagtgtttatgtgtttgtatgataggaggaggttttgtagaagaggctttttgatacaaattgttgagaccgtcgatagttgtgctttccggtaggatttctactcgcattagtcccataatgtgatgttgatgtgttgtggttgattgaataatatagtaattgtattgtgacggttgtgattgtgattgtttgtctttggttctcgagacgcgttctcggctgagtggagtcacttgcgggagtggcttcacgccctagtttcgcccttcgtggaacccgccacggaaggggatgtgcacattaatggacagggttatcgcttattatgaggagcggggatttggtgggtacggcatgcggtccccatcgggcggtgggtccaaagtggacgatgtcggtgattgagattgatgggactgatgtgattgtgtgtgtgatggtgtgagatatctgtttatcgtattgttgatatatatagattgtgtgattagtactgaccccgtgttgttgtttgtaaaacctgcggtgatccattcggggatggtgagcagtaattgagcaggtttgagttgagtcacatgggatgACTGGGAGGTGCCACTGTCTGACGATAGatgtcttccgctgtagcttagtagtttaataaactttacatttagttgattagacagttggtttgagaacttgtacctgtattttgggatttggcttgatttgtacttttcactaaagttatactattaaatgttgtttcgttattgtcttatgattatcatgcctcgggtaagcgagatggtagtatccttatacctgagtggtcctggtaaggcacttggagtatgggggtgttacagtttaaACCCTAGTTtaggggtttgggggttttgttgtcttttatgattgttagtaattttatgatcgtatgttaggaggaggattcgtagaggaggcattttgataacagctgttgagaccgtctgatcgTTTTTGCATTccgtagggtttcctactcgattagtcacatgatgtgttggttgtgatttgtgattgttgaatattatcgtactcgtattgtgacggttgttggatttggttgttgatagtagttgtgattgattgtatccgCTGTTTCTTCGGTGCGTCCCCCggcgagtggagtcacttgcgggagtggcttcacgcccattatttgctttctgtggaacccgccacagaagggatgtgcacattaatggatttgggtttatcgctcgacggagatgagcggggcttaggtgggaacggctgcagtcccccactggcggcgaggagtaacctgttgcgatgggtgctcagcggggctacacactttagtgtgtagtcgattttggagttgatgatggagttcgagtatatctgtgacgaccgagccgtgttgtttgttgtgttgttgagttgtataaattgtgtgattagtatcgacccgtttattgttttaaaaatcgtggtgatccattcgggatggtgagcgattgttgagcagtatgagtcgagatacatgggatagctgggatgtgtcaccttcagatgatagagtcttccgctgtagcttgagtagtttgtcagacatttctTTTAGTTgaatagacagttgttttgagtacttgtaacccgtattttgggcatttggttttggattgtatttattcactaaacttatactatttaaatactgtttcgttattgtcttatgattatcattgcctcgggaaaccgagatggtgacatctttatacctgagtggtcctggtaaggcacttggagtatgggggtgtcacacataTACTGCCTTTTCACAATGTGAGGAAATATGCTCTTATTTCTCTTAATTAATGTAATTAGATTGCATGCGTGTAGATTTAGATGACTACGTATAAATTAACTAGGAATTTTAATGTCATTAGAAGAGGCTAATGAGGGTCTAAATACTAACACCCAAAACCACAACTTCAGCACTATCATTCCAACACactggactcctacacttcctcccGTACAacgcctcaaaaggtgtcatcccaatgctcgtgtgatagctgttgttgtatgaaatcTCTATCATATCCAGTCTATCCAACTCCCACCAAATTCTGTCGCACAAGCTCAcaacatatcttccaaagtcttgatagttctctcagtttgaccatcagtcGCAGGATGAAACaccgtactcatctttaaggtagtccccatcaattcctacaactcttgccaaaaccgtgatataaacctcgcatatctatccgacactatatcctttggTACCCCGTGTAACCGTACCGCATGCTTTCTGTATCCCAGAGCTAGCTGAAtattactccaagtatctttcgtttgaataaaatgagctgactttcTCAAACGATCGACGataacccaaatcatgttgttaccctactAAGTCCTCGGTAaccccacgataaaatccataggaATCAATTCCCATTTCCATTCCGGTACCTCAAGTGActaaatcttaccttgtggtctccgttGCTCTTCTTTTAACCTCTGGCAAGTCAAACACAAACCCATAAACTCTACGACATGTTTCTTCATACcgggccaccaaaacgtcttcttcaAGTCCATATAAAGCTTATCCCCGCCCGGATgcaccgaataaggagtgcaatgagcctccgtcatgatCAACTTCTTCAAATAAACGTCACTAggtacacaccacctcccatcgaagctaacactcccatctgtatggatagagaATCTCGAAATTGTACCATCTACTACCCTTGTCTTTTActcttgaatcttgggatcaagttCCTGTTTCCTTTTTAAGTCATCATAAAGTTCAGGCTCGATAGTCAAATCACCGATGGCATCTCCCTTGCGAATCATATGAGTCCCCATCTTAGTCATATCATCCCTTAGTTTCATCAGTGACATGGTCATGCATAGCGAatgcacactctttctactcataGCATCTACAACCacattggcctttccttcatgatagatgatctccatatcatagtccCCAATTAGCTCCATCCACCATCTCGGAtgcatgttcaactccttctgagtgtagatgtacttcaaactcttatgatctgaaaacaccttaaaggttgccccatacAGATAGTGCTTCCAAATCCTTAGAGCGAATACAATCGCACCCAACTCCAAGTCATGAGTatgatagttctcctcatacggctttaactgcctcgaagcataagcaatgaccttcccattctgcatcaaaacacaacccaccccattctttgaagcattggtatagacctcaaagttctcacttccctcaggtaaAGCCAGGATGGAAGCTGtagtaaggccctgttctttctggcttattttcacctacttgattcgattcactcgattcgattcgattcactccattcgattcgattcgattcgattcactccattcgattcgattcatttcaCTTCGACTccatttcgattcgattcgattgattcactcTATTAAGTTCAAATCATTCCAAATttttactcatcttaaatttaatagttattattaattttgttatcaataatactattttttaatattattctttattattattattattattattattattattattattattattattattattattattattattattattattattattattattattattattattatatttaataataatgttattaataatttatttattattattattattattatgaatattattattaaaatgaataataatgttgttgttgttgttgttgttgttaaaatgaataataatgttattaatgttaataataatattatttattattattattgttattattattattattattagtattgttgttgttgtggttgttataattattggtattattattaaaattaataacatttattattaatattattgatggggcacgcccaaccgacttgacccaatagccaatacggggtcatacaagtcaacacgcttgccaacatggttacggattcgcttgatactctacgaatcacgaattgttaaaagcgaattctatcaactgattactgaaaatacatataacacattttctataagcgaatcgcgaatcgataaggcgtattcatagcgaatatggtaaccatgcttgccagccatcatttgaggtacacatagaaatctataaatacctcattattcaccaatcaatggtaaaatacttctcaccaacaacttcctctctctagaagtaagactactcgagctactatgagaaggcacggaaaccttagcttcaagcaaggtcccaaCTATCCACCAAGATCCGTAAGGCATCGAGAAGGACCTATTGCGAACCCTCCGAGGCCCTAtttgttacgcgtgaaagatccatccggagagagcaagcataggttcgAGGTGCCATCGTTCGAaaggagcgcgttgacccgacccggattcgagcaacgcttacttgagtgtttttattcgaaacaattatttttactaatatcattattaatattgacattattatttattattgttattaagaatattattagtaaaaaatttctattttttcattattataatttatgattattcatatattcctccctctatcccggtcaattgttgtcctttggtttttggcacaaagaccaaggaaagaggaggggccaattataaatgacaagcggaccaaattgagtgtgaatgatcaaattgctcatcaagttcattcttaaaatagaaaggacaataattgaatgagacaccacaaaatgaaataggacaacaaattaccgggacagagggagtataatattataattttttttcttaaaaatattaattttagtataaatagtattataatatgaatattattattagtacagttgataataacaataatattaaatattattattattaatattaatatgattatttcattTCGATTCACTTAATTGACTTTATTCGATTCAGTTGACTTagctctattcgattcgattcgatccagCTTCAGCTCCAtccattgattgattcgattcgattcagctccattcattcgattcagctcgattcgattcgattgactcattcgattcgattgattcagttcagctctaaaaagccagaaagaacagggcctaaaacGCTCCTTTGATGTTTGGAATGcggtctcacaactctcatcccaacgaaatttGGTCTCTTTCCTTATCGAAGCTGTCTTAGGCCTAGCGATcttagagaaatccttcacgaacctcctgtagtatcCATCtgaacccaagaaactacggatctcagcAACATTTTTCGGTGCTTCCCAGTTTGACACCGCTTTGATCTTACTAGGGTCCAACGACATGCCATCTTTTgaaatcacatgacccagaaaagccacctttTCCAACAAGAACTCTCACTTGGATAACTTAGCATATAACTAATTATCTCGCAAGGTCTGGAGTACCAATCTCAGATGCTTCTcgtgttcctccttagtcttagaataaaataatatgtcatcaatgaaaaccaccacaaacctatccagGAACggactgaagattctgttcataagatccatgaacactgccggtgcattattCAATtcgaaaggcatcaccacatacttatagtggccatacctcgatcggaaagctgtcttaggaatatcgtcATCTGCAACCCTCAGCTGGTGATAAACCAATCTTAGATCAATTTTGGAAAACACCCCAGCCCCACTCAACTagtaaaaaagatcatcaatcctcgACAGGGGATACCTGTTGTCCACGGTAACATGTTTTAGCcctctgtagtcgatgcacaacctcatactaccgtctttcttcttcacaaatagaactggtgcACCCgaaggcgatacactaggtcaaATGTATCCCTTATCTAACAACTCGTTCAGCTATTTATTCAATTTctccaactcctttggtcctaTACGGTACGGAGCCTTAGATATAGGTCATGTCCCCAGTTTAAGTTCAACACTGAAGTCAATGTCCCTCTTAGGAGGTAACTGATGTGaatcatatttgagcacatttagtccccgaattaacctcgttccaaTGCTTTATAGCAcagaattgggtcatttactatctttagtttcccattttgcatattctttgaggttttgtccctttggtaggaaaggagtgctaaccttgcatttacatggcgaaatggagctaaatggatcgcatctaatgaccaagcatcaaagagaagaccaatactagaggcctaagtagataataaagtgaaatgggcaatgatgaaaggatcatTGCATCCCCcaaatgatccttgcggattgtgaaGAAGCCAAAAGAAGAGTAGCTGACTGcccagggatccgagcggatcagacaCGATCTGGGCGTCTCCCATCATCAACATTCGGGCGTCTTTcggccaagacgagcggattgcagccCATGGAGCCGAGCGTCTTCCAGCGGATCCGAACGGATCAAAggtcagagagcccgtgccacagctcaagacgcacggatcgtggcaggactagcacgagaatatgctcatttccttcgagaggagcatttcctcaacttttgttagggtcttaatagtcatttaagcccttagtaaccctaatcttctGAACAAGATTGATGCTATGTGTAGGAAATTTATGTGGCATGGCAATGAGGCAAAAGAGAGCCCTGTTTTGGTGTCTTGGGATAGAATTTGCAAGCCAGTGAAGCAGGGTGGTCTTGGTTTCAAAAATTTGCATAAGTGGAACATTGCCTTTATTGGAAAATATGTGTGGTGGATTGAAGCAAAAGTTGATCACCTGTGGGTTCGATGGATTCATGCTGTTTATCTGAAACATCAGACTTGGCAAAATTATAAACCTTCACCCTCCTCCAGCTGGGCTTGGAGGAAGATTTGCTGGGTAAGGAGATACTTAATCAATTCCTTTTTTATGCTTCTTGGAGGGCTACAGGGCAACAGTACACGAGTAAACTTGGATATCGATGGTTGGAAGAAGAGGGGATGAAGGTAGAGTGGCACCCTTGGATGAGTAATAGGATGCTGCAACCTAAGCATGCCTTTTTCATCTGGCTAGCTGCCCAAAACAGGTTATTAACTCAAGATAGATTGTTTAAAATGAACATTATTCAGACCAATTGCTGCTTCTTATGTGGGACTGAAGAGGAAACTCAGAAGCATCTGTTTTTCAAATGTGGATTCAGCAAGAGGTGTATGATTTTATTGGCTCAGTGGATGCAGATCACCTTACCAGAACAGGGTGTGATTCATTGGTGGATAAACCTGAGAGTAAGATCTCTGATGGTGAAACATGTTATAGCTGCTGGGATTGCTACCTTGATGTACCAGATTTGGTATCATAGAAACTGGAGTAGAGTTGATCAGTTGGTCCCTAGACTTGGTTTTGTGTTTCAAAATGTTAGGACACAATTATGTGCTAGAATTCGATGTAAAAGTGATGTAAAGGCGTCTAGTTTAGCTAAGCAATGGATTGATAGTCTCATTGCTCGGAAGTAAGATGATTAGGGAGGATCCCTTATAAGTGTATTTGGTGATTTGGCATTAATATAAACTTaccttttcccaaaaaaaaaaataatttcctcttaatttctctattgctcttcatttattttgggtaactagaagattatttgggtttatttggaggattgacaaccttccatgaatcatcaagtacttctattattctttgcattattatttggaatcctcttcataggtataattctcttagcccttgtttaattattgttaatcattttcatttgttcatcatgttttgctttgttaatatgattgacaaccttgttagcatgctaaacttgataatgagtgagtagtcttctagctagggttaatggagagTTAGGGGaaacaacatggggaatgattcatgcttaatctaatatgttttcataattaatttgcttgcttgttgtgatttcaacttatgcacatgttatgtttgatgaaatgcgagcctctgaatccttgcatttttttatccatcacctatgttttcaatgaggcttgtaagcttatacaccaactcgagccccATTAggccatgcatatagttgaataggagggattaagtcgacttgtaggtgttgtacaatctaatcgattcggctccgggacccaaaccttcctagggattgtatgcttatacaccaactcgatcccatcacaacaataagtgcttgttataattgagaacatgtttgtatgatcaactccaatgaatcccctatgaacccatgacaccctagtgcttttaattaattgtttacatctccattTATTTACCTTGCTTTATTTTCATTGATTTACTTTCTTCTTTTTAATTAGTTTAGACCAATTCCATCTCAACCCAATTTTGTGataccctaagacacaaccatttgcaattgagaatcctacatcaaaacccgtcccttgggatccgacctttaattgcctctttactaagagtagtttgtaaagttataaatattgttttggttggtagcttttgacaacGAGTTTGATCCgagccaaaaatggcgccgttgccggggacggtgttaacttgatttgattttcattaattgtttttagttgtgtctttctttaccttggggaagtaaaactcctcaaggtacttctcattttttttctcttaGTGTACTTTataagatggatattatagattgttgtgtagaggaccataaGAGTATCACTTTCATCAAAGATCCTTTgtaagcattggaagccttagaagcaagtgaggccaaaaataagcattgggaattggaagtagatctccttgaagccgctctagccaacaaagaacttacttATGAGCAATCCGTGTTGATAAATAATATTCTTAAGGAAGCATCCCAATCCACTAAGGAAGAACAAGCAATCGAAGATCATACCATACAAACCGAAGAGCTAGATGAATTTGTCAtgaaatttgagtatgatgagattaaTGAACTTGAGGAACAaattgaatatgccatgaggatGGAGTgtataatggagatggagcaaatcctTAATGACCCTTCAACGgtggaaagtgaggtacaaacttcaactctaaaaccccttcccccgaatttgaaatatgcttaccttgatgaatccaaaactaaacccgtgattgttaatgataaacttaatgagaaccaattggaaagtttgcttgatgtgttaaaacaacatgaaaaggttataggttatagtctagatgaccttaaggggataagtctcattttttgtatgcatagaattcatctacaaGAGGACCATAGGCCCACTATTCAAGGtcaaaggagactaaacccccacttgcaagaagttgtaaaagcggaggttatgaaattacttgatgcgggaatcatttatcctatatcggattctttgtggtttagccccgttcaagtggtacctaagaaaggaggtaccatggtggtgacaaatgaaaagaacgaactaatacccacaaggaagatcactggttggcgtatgtgtattgactatcgtaaattgaattccgcaacaagaaaggatcatttcccctaccattcattgaccaaatgcttgagaggttagcttCTAataaattcttttgctaccttgacgggtactcgggatttttccaaatcctGATACACTCGGATGCCCAACATAAGACCACTTTTACATGTCCCtacggtacttttgcatataggagaatgcctcttgggctatgtaatgcccccgctactttccaaagatgcatgatgagtgttttCTCCGATtatttagaaaccataatggaagtttttgtGGACGATTTTAGCGTTTATAGAAAAGACTTTgcctcatgcttgcataatctttctcttgtattgcaaaaatgtgaagatgttagccttgttttgaattgggaaaagtgtcgcTTTATGGTCAACGAAGTTATTatcttgggtcatttaatttcgtaAAAGGGTAACGAAGTTGACAAGGCTAAAGTTgaagtgatagagaaactcccacctcccgtgaatgttagaggggtgaggagCTTTCTTGGTCACAcaggtttctatcgccgtttcataaaagatttctcaaaaattgagaaacccctcactcaacttttacttaaagatg
It includes:
- the LOC141590357 gene encoding uncharacterized protein LOC141590357; the protein is MWHGNEAKESPVLVSWDRICKPVKQGGLGFKNLHKWNIAFIGKYVWWIEAKVDHLWVRWIHALGLEEDLLGKEILNQFLFYASWRATGQQYTSKLGYRWLEEEGMKVEWHPWMSNRMLQPKHAFFIWLAAQNRLLTQDRLFKMNIIQTNCCFLCGTEEETQKHLFFKCGFSKRCMILLAQWMQITLPEQGVIHWWINLRVRSLMVKHVIAAGIATLMYQIWYHRNWSRVDQLVPRLGFVFQNVRTQLCARIRCKSDVKASSLAKQWIDSLIARK